One window of the Thermodesulfomicrobium sp. WS genome contains the following:
- a CDS encoding chloride channel protein, whose amino-acid sequence MSFSIPGLRAHLAHLWHTHPHGRWTILGILTGVIAGLGASAFFVLIEAASVVIVRMGAGFDLPGAAGEELFHVPVGPWRPWVVLAALVAVAGLTAFLVRRFLRHMPPGGTDGTDTLIHTFHHREGRLDLRIPLVRVSTAILTIAAGGSAGREGPMSLLGAGCAAWLADRLGLSPKERRLLLLVGAAGGLGAIFRAPLGGALTAVEVVYREDFEARALVPSILSSVTAYSVFAAFFGIEPIFLVPELRFTTMAELPLYAVLGLVCAGAGMGYVRFFRWVKVRIFGEVAQRFGPGASMALGATAMGLLAMAFPALAGAGYGYLQQAIQGRLDTVALLLLALGKTLATSMVLGSGLSGGMFAPALLVGGMVGGVVGRVAQDLAPALVTHPEAYVLVGMAAFFVGIARAPVGPLVMVCELTRGYGLLAPLMLASAVSLAACRRTFLYDHQVDDKFASPAHVDETVLNVLERLRVGDSVTLRPVAFLHEGAGFREMTDLMVHSTDRVFPVLGEDGRVCGAVTLHDVRSVLFEDVLCPLVVARDILRPCPTVTLDDDLSSALLRFVESDLPQLPVVDAESGQIVGLLDRADVFRAYARGIARLRGDVPA is encoded by the coding sequence ATGAGTTTTTCCATCCCAGGGCTGCGCGCGCATCTTGCGCATCTGTGGCACACGCACCCCCATGGCCGCTGGACCATTCTCGGCATCCTGACCGGAGTCATTGCCGGCCTTGGGGCGAGCGCTTTTTTCGTCCTCATCGAGGCGGCCTCCGTGGTGATCGTGCGCATGGGAGCCGGTTTCGATTTGCCTGGGGCTGCAGGGGAGGAACTCTTCCACGTCCCGGTAGGGCCATGGCGGCCATGGGTGGTGCTGGCGGCCTTGGTCGCCGTAGCAGGGCTCACGGCCTTTCTGGTGCGCCGATTCTTGCGCCACATGCCGCCGGGAGGCACGGACGGCACGGATACCCTCATCCATACCTTCCACCACCGCGAAGGCCGTCTGGACCTGCGTATCCCGTTGGTACGGGTGAGCACGGCTATCCTCACCATCGCTGCAGGCGGCAGCGCAGGCCGGGAAGGCCCCATGTCCCTATTGGGCGCAGGCTGCGCCGCGTGGCTGGCGGACCGTTTGGGACTTTCGCCCAAGGAGCGGCGGCTGCTCCTTTTGGTGGGCGCGGCAGGGGGGCTTGGAGCCATTTTTCGGGCCCCCTTGGGTGGAGCGCTCACGGCGGTGGAAGTCGTGTACCGCGAGGATTTCGAGGCCCGGGCCCTGGTGCCGTCCATCCTCTCCTCGGTCACGGCCTACAGCGTGTTCGCGGCCTTTTTCGGTATCGAGCCCATCTTTCTGGTGCCGGAACTCAGGTTCACCACCATGGCCGAGCTTCCGCTCTATGCGGTGTTGGGCCTTGTTTGCGCTGGGGCGGGCATGGGGTATGTGCGCTTCTTTCGCTGGGTGAAGGTGCGGATCTTTGGCGAGGTGGCGCAGCGCTTTGGCCCTGGCGCCTCCATGGCCTTGGGGGCCACGGCCATGGGGCTTTTGGCCATGGCCTTTCCCGCCTTGGCTGGCGCCGGTTATGGGTATTTGCAGCAGGCCATCCAAGGCCGCTTGGATACCGTGGCGCTGCTGCTCTTGGCCCTGGGCAAGACTCTGGCCACCTCCATGGTCTTGGGCTCGGGTTTGAGCGGCGGCATGTTCGCCCCTGCCTTGCTGGTAGGGGGCATGGTGGGCGGGGTGGTGGGCCGCGTGGCCCAGGATCTGGCCCCGGCTTTGGTGACGCATCCCGAGGCGTATGTGCTCGTGGGCATGGCGGCGTTCTTTGTCGGCATCGCCCGGGCACCGGTGGGGCCGTTGGTGATGGTGTGCGAGCTGACGCGCGGCTATGGGCTCTTGGCGCCGTTGATGCTCGCCTCTGCGGTCAGCCTTGCTGCCTGCCGCCGTACCTTTTTGTATGATCACCAGGTGGACGACAAGTTCGCCTCTCCGGCGCATGTGGACGAGACGGTCCTCAACGTCTTGGAGCGCCTGCGGGTGGGAGACTCGGTGACTTTGCGACCGGTGGCCTTTCTGCACGAGGGCGCTGGATTTCGGGAGATGACGGACCTCATGGTCCATTCCACGGATCGAGTGTTCCCGGTACTCGGCGAAGACGGCCGGGTGTGCGGCGCAGTCACCCTTCATGACGTGCGCTCCGTACTCTTTGAAGACGTCCTGTGTCCATTGGTGGTGGCCCGGGACATCCTGCGGCCGTGTCCGACCGTGACCCTGGATGACGATTTGTCCTCCGCCCTGCTGCGGTTCGTGGAAAGCGACCTGCCGCAGCTGCCGGTGGTGGATGCCGAATCAGGCCAGATTGTGGGCCTGCTCGACCGGGCCGACGTGTTCCGCGCCTACGCTCGGGGTATCGCCCGGCTGCGGGGAGATGTCCCTGCCTGA
- a CDS encoding MotA/TolQ/ExbB proton channel family protein, which produces MDRRAFFALILALAVLVTGFAGSGDLRTYANLPGLLIVLGGTLAAAVVAFRLERLGHTLRVVASVCRARRMEPATMVEILVDLSVKSRIRGIQSLSEDEKEASLLFLRQALGLVVDNHSQEHIRDLLGTEMAFFQQRREESERVLRVLAEFAPAFGLAGSVVGLMGMLASVGDVATMVRSIPVALTSTLYGVLLAHLVFLPLAARVRESTEHELLLQRIVAEAMLAIQAERNPRHLEMHLKSFLTPAERGGRLVSLARIQERFGIGRPEPDDTTSGRDISPQPGDTPSVGAEHVGPVEQAHNLA; this is translated from the coding sequence ATGGATCGGCGTGCGTTTTTCGCCCTCATCCTGGCCTTGGCCGTGCTCGTCACCGGGTTTGCGGGCAGCGGAGATCTGCGCACCTATGCCAATCTCCCCGGCCTGCTTATCGTGCTCGGCGGCACCTTGGCTGCAGCCGTGGTGGCCTTCCGGCTGGAACGCCTGGGGCACACCCTGCGGGTGGTGGCGTCCGTGTGTCGCGCCCGGCGCATGGAGCCTGCCACCATGGTGGAAATTTTGGTGGATCTTTCGGTCAAAAGCCGCATTCGCGGCATCCAGTCTCTCAGTGAAGACGAAAAAGAAGCCTCGCTCCTGTTCCTGCGCCAGGCCCTGGGTCTGGTGGTGGATAACCATTCCCAAGAGCATATCCGCGACCTGCTCGGCACGGAAATGGCCTTTTTCCAGCAACGGCGCGAGGAATCGGAACGGGTGCTCAGGGTGCTCGCCGAATTTGCTCCGGCCTTTGGGCTGGCCGGCAGCGTGGTAGGACTCATGGGCATGCTCGCCAGCGTGGGCGACGTGGCCACCATGGTGCGCTCCATCCCCGTGGCCCTCACCTCCACCCTGTACGGCGTGCTCCTTGCCCATCTGGTGTTTCTTCCCTTGGCCGCCCGGGTGCGGGAAAGCACCGAGCACGAACTGCTCTTGCAGCGCATCGTGGCCGAGGCCATGCTGGCCATCCAGGCGGAACGCAATCCCCGGCACTTGGAGATGCACCTCAAAAGCTTCCTCACTCCGGCCGAACGCGGCGGCAGGCTCGTGTCTCTCGCCCGCATCCAGGAACGCTTCGGCATCGGCCGGCCGGAGCCCGACGACACGACCTCAGGCAGGGACATCTCCCCGCAGCCGGGCGATACCCCGAGCGTAGGCGCGGAACACGTCGGCCCGGTCGAGCAGGCCCACAATCTGGCCTGA
- a CDS encoding flagellar motor protein MotB has translation MAEHAHARPFSPQMLEEHRWLPCQSVDGTPRSHAWAVPWSDLMMTMFVLFVVLYAVQAPRPVPSGAREVPVQAVFPAVLPPAVVLPGDLIQAADAMQPLANAPGVLAVETLPGGVRLAVTPDAAHTPQPLLSRVAEALTRSAATVHVIGYSAHGASWTQAAQAAAAVAQVLRQRGVAEDRLWVTARSSEAHDPALARGWVDIVLGSVEVLPPPHLPGEAPGIAAWLQGGM, from the coding sequence ATGGCAGAACACGCTCACGCACGCCCATTTTCCCCCCAAATGCTCGAGGAACACCGTTGGCTGCCCTGTCAGAGCGTTGACGGGACGCCGCGTTCCCACGCCTGGGCGGTCCCGTGGTCGGACCTCATGATGACCATGTTCGTCCTGTTCGTGGTGCTCTACGCGGTTCAAGCCCCCCGGCCTGTGCCATCCGGGGCACGCGAAGTCCCGGTGCAGGCGGTCTTTCCCGCTGTCCTGCCCCCCGCCGTGGTCCTTCCTGGAGACCTGATCCAGGCTGCGGACGCGATGCAACCGCTTGCCAATGCCCCGGGAGTGCTCGCCGTAGAGACCCTCCCCGGCGGGGTGCGCCTGGCCGTGACACCGGATGCCGCGCACACGCCCCAGCCACTCCTGTCCCGTGTGGCCGAAGCCCTGACGCGGTCCGCAGCCACGGTGCATGTGATCGGATACAGCGCCCACGGCGCCTCCTGGACGCAGGCGGCCCAGGCCGCCGCAGCCGTAGCCCAGGTCTTGCGCCAACGCGGCGTTGCCGAAGACCGCCTTTGGGTCACCGCTCGAAGCAGCGAGGCCCACGACCCGGCCCTTGCCCGGGGGTGGGTGGATATCGTCCTGGGTTCGGTAGAGGTGTTGCCCCCGCCGCATCTCCCCGGAGAAGCCCCTGGGATTGCCGCCTGGCTGCAGGGAGGAATGTGA
- a CDS encoding ferredoxin: MGIVIDYDECVGCETCVELCPEVFAMIDGEEKAMVKNPDSTAPCADEAIDSCPASAISRE; this comes from the coding sequence ATGGGTATTGTCATTGATTACGATGAGTGTGTCGGTTGCGAGACGTGTGTGGAATTGTGCCCTGAGGTGTTTGCCATGATCGATGGCGAGGAAAAGGCCATGGTCAAGAATCCGGACTCCACGGCCCCGTGTGCGGATGAAGCCATCGATAGCTGTCCGGCCAGCGCCATTTCCCGCGAGTAA
- a CDS encoding DHA2 family efflux MFS transporter permease subunit translates to MQSAKWWITASVMIPTLLEILDTSIANVALGHIQGSLSAGQDEVTWVLTSYLVANAVIIPMSGWLGRVMGRKNYLLASVAVFTGASMLCGLATSLEALIFFRILQGMGGGGLQPVSQAILLETFPPAERGLAMAVFAMGAVLGPILGPLLGGYITDHASWHWIFFINVPIGVIAVLMIQTFVEDPPYLERRQAGEIVDTVGLTLLVVGLGCLQVLLDKGQQEDWFASPAMTTLAVVAAVCLTALVFWELRHPNPVVDLRIFADRNFATGNVVMFFGFFAFFGAIVLLPMYLQHLMGYTSWLAGVVLGPSGAIMLLILPAVGRLTQKIDARLILCFGLVVSGLSLLYMSRFTLEIDIGTAMMSRNIQAIGIACFFVPLSYLTMAFVPNERMSNASALFNLLRNLGGSFGTAFVTTMLARRAQFHQARLVEHTTPYDLPFAEAVDRLQTLLGSADQALGTLYQATLRQAAFMAYMDVFHLQALFFFALAVLMWIVRRPAHGADMPMAH, encoded by the coding sequence ATGCAGTCGGCCAAGTGGTGGATCACCGCCAGCGTCATGATTCCAACGCTGCTGGAGATCCTCGACACCTCCATCGCCAACGTGGCCCTCGGCCATATCCAGGGTTCGCTTTCCGCCGGCCAAGACGAAGTCACCTGGGTGCTCACCTCCTACCTCGTGGCCAACGCCGTGATCATCCCCATGAGCGGCTGGCTCGGGCGCGTCATGGGCCGCAAAAACTATCTCCTCGCCTCCGTGGCAGTCTTTACCGGCGCCTCCATGCTCTGCGGCCTGGCCACCAGCCTGGAGGCCCTCATCTTCTTCCGCATCCTCCAAGGGATGGGCGGCGGCGGACTGCAACCCGTCTCCCAAGCCATCCTCCTGGAAACCTTTCCTCCCGCTGAACGTGGCCTCGCCATGGCCGTATTCGCCATGGGCGCCGTGCTCGGCCCCATCCTGGGCCCCTTGCTGGGCGGGTACATCACCGACCACGCCTCCTGGCATTGGATCTTCTTCATCAACGTGCCCATAGGGGTGATCGCCGTCCTCATGATCCAGACCTTCGTGGAAGACCCGCCGTATCTTGAGCGCCGCCAAGCCGGAGAAATCGTGGATACCGTGGGCCTTACGCTCCTCGTCGTGGGACTGGGCTGCCTGCAGGTGCTCCTCGACAAGGGGCAGCAGGAAGACTGGTTTGCCTCACCGGCCATGACCACCCTGGCCGTGGTGGCGGCAGTATGCCTCACCGCCTTGGTGTTCTGGGAGCTGCGCCACCCCAACCCGGTGGTGGACCTCCGCATCTTCGCTGATCGCAATTTCGCCACGGGCAATGTGGTCATGTTTTTCGGCTTCTTCGCCTTTTTCGGGGCCATTGTGCTGCTGCCCATGTATCTCCAGCACCTCATGGGCTATACCTCGTGGCTCGCCGGCGTGGTGCTCGGGCCCAGCGGGGCCATCATGCTCCTCATTTTGCCGGCAGTCGGACGGCTTACCCAAAAGATCGACGCCCGCCTCATCCTCTGCTTCGGCCTTGTGGTCTCCGGGCTCTCGTTGCTGTACATGTCCCGCTTCACCCTGGAGATCGACATCGGCACGGCCATGATGAGCCGCAACATCCAGGCCATCGGCATCGCCTGCTTCTTCGTGCCCCTCTCGTACCTCACCATGGCCTTCGTGCCCAACGAGCGCATGAGTAATGCCTCGGCCTTGTTCAACCTCCTGCGCAATCTCGGGGGGTCCTTCGGCACGGCCTTCGTCACCACCATGCTGGCTCGGCGCGCGCAATTCCACCAGGCCCGCCTGGTGGAACACACCACCCCATACGACCTCCCCTTCGCGGAAGCCGTAGACCGATTGCAAACACTCCTCGGGTCCGCAGACCAGGCATTGGGGACCCTCTATCAGGCCACCTTGCGTCAAGCGGCTTTCATGGCCTATATGGACGTCTTCCACCTCCAGGCCCTGTTTTTCTTCGCACTGGCGGTGCTCATGTGGATCGTGCGCCGCCCGGCCCACGGCGCGGACATGCCCATGGCCCATTAG
- a CDS encoding HlyD family secretion protein: protein MNGLTWKGNAKARRIVTVLFVLLAAGAGYLWWSHGRESTDDAFVEGHIHPVAARVSGTVVQVLVDENQVVEEGQPLVLLDPTDYEVAVAQARADLATAEAVLASASVGVPLQANQTDLQVAAATAAVEAARRALTEAEAQVTAAENQIRGLEAALQLAQLDLQRQTQLRAQDLVPQATLDAARTHHDQAKAALDAARASLAAAMAARARFASEVERAEAAVKLASTGQDVTTIKDLERRAAAAKRDLARERLRQAELQLSYTRILAPARGQVSKKNVEAGMVVAAGKPLLAIVPLDPEHLWVTANFKESQIGRMRPGQRAEIAVDALPGVRLTGQVESIMAGTGAVFSLFPPENAMGNYVKVVQRVPVRIRLDPYDPAQVPLRLGLSVVPTVFVE from the coding sequence ATGAATGGTTTGACCTGGAAAGGAAACGCCAAGGCCCGCCGCATCGTCACCGTCCTCTTCGTACTCCTGGCCGCCGGCGCCGGATATCTTTGGTGGAGCCATGGCCGGGAGAGCACGGACGACGCCTTCGTGGAAGGCCATATCCACCCCGTGGCCGCGCGGGTTTCCGGCACCGTGGTGCAGGTGCTCGTGGACGAAAACCAGGTGGTGGAAGAGGGCCAGCCGCTTGTCCTCCTGGACCCCACGGACTACGAAGTCGCCGTGGCCCAGGCGCGGGCGGATCTCGCCACCGCCGAGGCCGTCCTGGCCTCCGCGTCCGTGGGCGTGCCGCTGCAGGCCAATCAGACCGATCTTCAGGTGGCTGCGGCCACGGCAGCCGTGGAGGCCGCCCGCCGCGCCCTCACCGAGGCCGAAGCCCAGGTCACGGCAGCTGAAAATCAAATCCGCGGGCTTGAGGCCGCCCTGCAGCTGGCGCAACTGGACCTGCAGCGCCAAACCCAACTGCGCGCCCAAGATCTCGTCCCCCAAGCGACCCTGGATGCCGCACGCACGCACCACGACCAGGCCAAAGCCGCCCTGGACGCCGCCCGGGCCAGTCTTGCCGCAGCCATGGCCGCCCGCGCTCGCTTCGCCAGCGAGGTGGAACGCGCCGAGGCCGCCGTCAAGCTGGCCTCCACCGGCCAGGACGTGACCACCATCAAGGACTTGGAACGCCGCGCCGCTGCGGCCAAGCGGGATCTCGCCCGGGAACGCCTGCGCCAGGCCGAGCTCCAGCTCTCCTATACCCGCATCCTCGCCCCTGCCCGTGGCCAGGTGAGCAAGAAGAACGTGGAAGCCGGCATGGTGGTGGCCGCCGGCAAGCCGCTCTTGGCCATCGTGCCTCTGGACCCGGAACACTTGTGGGTCACGGCCAATTTCAAGGAGAGCCAGATCGGCCGCATGCGTCCGGGCCAGCGGGCGGAAATCGCGGTGGACGCCCTGCCTGGGGTACGCCTCACCGGGCAGGTGGAGTCCATCATGGCTGGTACCGGCGCGGTCTTCTCCCTCTTTCCGCCGGAAAACGCCATGGGCAACTACGTCAAGGTCGTCCAGCGGGTGCCGGTGCGTATCCGGCTCGATCCCTATGACCCGGCGCAGGTGCCGCTGCGCTTGGGACTGAGCGTCGTGCCCACGGTCTTTGTGGAGTGA
- a CDS encoding spore photoproduct lyase family protein — protein MSSAALATALGQRIGRVVVDASVAASELACRVRRALPEAAWHVRAPEEPAPCDAHTLYLKDFRGRFLRPCPGTSQYRCCGYHILHIGENCPLACSYCILQAYFDDPTLKVWANWDDLEAEVTTALQASAQRRWRLGTGEFTDSLALESITGMSAALIRMLEPFANAVLELKSKVVDLSWLAHVRDPRRVLPAWSVNAPDMVESEEHGPRASLEERLAAAKACAHAGLRVCLHFDPILHYPGWERGYRQTVTAIADTLRPEQVAYISLGSFRCMPQLKSRIQERFPNARYIHAEMIQGLDGKLRLLRPLRVQQLAFVAGLLRKAGFGSKLYLCMESDLVWRAVLGTTPQDFGGLARRLEALAFGDAEGLCR, from the coding sequence ATGAGTTCCGCGGCACTCGCAACCGCCCTTGGCCAGCGCATCGGCCGCGTGGTGGTGGATGCGTCGGTGGCGGCCTCGGAGCTCGCCTGCCGCGTGCGACGCGCCCTCCCAGAGGCCGCCTGGCACGTACGCGCTCCCGAGGAACCGGCCCCCTGCGATGCCCATACCCTGTACCTCAAGGACTTCCGCGGCCGCTTCCTGCGCCCATGCCCCGGCACCAGCCAGTACCGCTGCTGCGGCTACCACATCCTGCACATCGGGGAGAATTGTCCGCTGGCCTGCTCCTATTGCATCCTCCAAGCCTATTTCGACGACCCCACCCTCAAGGTCTGGGCCAATTGGGACGACCTGGAGGCGGAAGTCACCACCGCGCTTCAGGCCTCTGCCCAGCGGCGCTGGCGCCTGGGGACCGGCGAATTCACCGATTCCCTGGCGCTCGAATCCATCACCGGCATGAGCGCCGCGCTCATCCGCATGCTGGAGCCCTTTGCCAACGCAGTCTTGGAACTCAAATCCAAGGTGGTGGACCTCTCCTGGCTTGCGCACGTGCGCGATCCCCGGCGGGTGCTGCCCGCCTGGTCCGTCAATGCCCCGGATATGGTGGAAAGCGAAGAACACGGTCCCCGGGCCTCCCTGGAAGAGCGCCTCGCCGCGGCCAAAGCCTGCGCCCATGCAGGGCTGCGGGTCTGCCTCCACTTCGACCCCATCCTCCATTACCCGGGCTGGGAACGCGGCTACCGCCAGACGGTCACCGCCATTGCGGATACGCTCCGGCCCGAGCAGGTGGCCTACATCAGCCTGGGGTCGTTTCGCTGCATGCCGCAGCTCAAAAGCCGCATCCAGGAGCGCTTTCCGAACGCCCGCTACATCCACGCCGAGATGATCCAGGGGCTCGATGGCAAGCTTCGGCTGCTCAGGCCCCTGCGCGTGCAGCAGCTCGCCTTTGTGGCTGGTCTGCTGCGCAAGGCGGGATTCGGGAGCAAGCTCTATCTCTGTATGGAGTCCGATCTGGTGTGGCGGGCCGTTCTTGGCACCACCCCTCAAGATTTCGGGGGACTTGCCCGACGCCTGGAGGCCCTAGCCTTTGGGGACGCCGAGGGCCTCTGCCGATGA
- the fusA gene encoding elongation factor G — protein MQDRLEKQRTYALIGHGGTGKTSLAELMLVASGALSRQGKIEEGTTALDYEPEEIKRRGSIQPGFAHFTWKGADHFLVDTPGDTNFIGDLPYLLTAVDGVVLVVDALDGVKPLTKKIWGEARKLNLPALVFVNKMDRERADFAMAMGGLSSVLGVRAVPLFLPIGSEADFRGVVDVLGDSAFFFGQDGTLSPGPVPAEMQDAVQAAREVAVENIAETSEELMERYLDAGELSAEDLEAGLRQGVQDQSLVPVVPGAALAAKGGSLLLDAIVRFLPAPLARAPWQGKDGATRASSPDEPLAAFVCKTLSDPFTGQLSILRVLSGVLTPDMQVMNATKEDKEKIGGLLFLEGKKQVPCKEPVGPGAIVAVAKLKNTSTGDTLCAEKAPFVLVPPKLTPPIISYALAAQEKGDEDKVFAAVQKLLDEDICLHLERNEDTGDMLLSGMGQLHIELAVEKAKRRYKANILLQTPKIPYRETIKGKAQVQGRHKKQSGGRGQFGDCWIRMEPLPRGAGYEFVDEVVGGAIPRNYIPAVDKGIQEAAARGFLAGYPVIDFKVTLYDGSYHSVDSSEMAFKIAGSLAFKKAMEQCSPVLLEPVMLVSVFIPDEYMGDIIGDLSSRRGRVLGSDSSGGVTEVRAHVPMAEMMQYAQTLRSMTGGQGTFTMEFDHYEECPPQIAEAVIAESKRPEA, from the coding sequence ATGCAGGATCGATTGGAGAAACAACGGACGTATGCCCTGATTGGACATGGCGGCACCGGGAAGACATCGCTGGCGGAGCTCATGCTGGTGGCTTCTGGGGCCTTGTCGCGCCAGGGCAAGATTGAAGAAGGCACCACGGCCTTGGACTACGAACCCGAAGAGATCAAACGCCGCGGCAGTATTCAGCCGGGGTTTGCCCATTTTACGTGGAAGGGGGCGGATCACTTTCTCGTGGATACGCCGGGAGATACCAATTTCATCGGGGATCTGCCGTATCTGCTCACCGCTGTGGACGGCGTGGTGCTGGTGGTGGACGCCCTCGATGGGGTCAAGCCCCTCACCAAAAAGATTTGGGGCGAGGCGCGCAAACTCAACCTGCCCGCCTTGGTGTTCGTGAACAAGATGGACCGGGAGCGGGCGGATTTTGCCATGGCCATGGGCGGGCTCTCCTCGGTGCTCGGGGTGCGGGCGGTGCCGCTTTTTCTGCCCATCGGCAGCGAAGCGGACTTTCGCGGCGTCGTGGACGTGCTTGGGGACAGCGCCTTCTTTTTCGGCCAGGACGGGACGCTGAGCCCAGGGCCGGTGCCGGCGGAGATGCAGGACGCGGTGCAGGCCGCGCGGGAAGTGGCGGTGGAGAACATCGCCGAGACCAGCGAGGAGCTCATGGAGCGCTATCTGGACGCGGGCGAGCTTTCCGCCGAGGACCTGGAGGCGGGGCTGCGCCAGGGCGTTCAGGACCAGTCCTTGGTCCCGGTGGTGCCTGGGGCGGCCTTGGCGGCCAAGGGCGGATCGCTGCTTTTGGACGCCATTGTCCGGTTTTTGCCCGCACCCCTGGCGCGGGCCCCGTGGCAGGGCAAGGACGGCGCCACACGTGCCTCCAGCCCGGATGAGCCCCTGGCGGCCTTTGTGTGCAAGACCCTTTCGGATCCTTTTACCGGCCAGCTCTCCATCCTGCGTGTGCTCTCGGGGGTATTGACTCCGGACATGCAGGTTATGAACGCCACCAAGGAAGACAAGGAAAAGATCGGCGGCCTCTTGTTCTTGGAAGGCAAAAAGCAGGTCCCGTGCAAGGAGCCGGTGGGGCCGGGGGCCATTGTGGCCGTGGCCAAGCTCAAAAACACCTCCACTGGGGATACGTTGTGTGCCGAGAAGGCCCCATTTGTGCTCGTCCCGCCCAAGCTCACCCCGCCCATCATCAGCTACGCCCTGGCGGCGCAGGAAAAGGGCGACGAGGACAAGGTGTTCGCCGCAGTGCAGAAGCTCTTGGACGAAGACATCTGTCTGCACTTGGAGCGGAACGAAGACACTGGCGACATGCTCTTGTCCGGCATGGGGCAGCTGCACATCGAACTGGCGGTGGAAAAGGCCAAGCGCCGGTACAAGGCCAATATCCTGCTGCAGACGCCCAAGATTCCGTACCGGGAGACCATCAAGGGCAAGGCCCAGGTGCAGGGGCGGCACAAAAAGCAGTCCGGTGGCCGCGGTCAGTTCGGAGACTGCTGGATCCGTATGGAGCCGCTGCCGCGGGGCGCGGGGTATGAGTTCGTGGACGAGGTGGTGGGCGGCGCCATCCCCCGCAACTACATCCCGGCGGTAGACAAGGGTATTCAGGAGGCCGCAGCCCGAGGCTTTTTGGCGGGGTATCCGGTCATCGACTTCAAGGTCACGCTGTACGACGGTTCCTACCACTCCGTGGACTCTTCGGAAATGGCCTTCAAGATCGCGGGCTCGCTGGCCTTCAAAAAGGCCATGGAGCAGTGTAGTCCCGTTTTGCTGGAGCCGGTCATGCTGGTGAGCGTGTTCATCCCGGATGAGTACATGGGCGATATTATCGGCGACCTTTCCAGCCGGCGCGGCCGGGTGCTCGGGTCTGATTCCAGCGGCGGCGTCACCGAGGTGCGGGCCCATGTGCCCATGGCGGAGATGATGCAGTACGCCCAGACCTTGCGTTCCATGACCGGCGGCCAGGGGACCTTTACCATGGAGTTCGACCACTACGAGGAATGCCCGCCGCAGATCGCGGAGGCCGTCATCGCCGAATCCAAGCGTCCCGAAGCGTAG